The Usitatibacter rugosus genome segment CGAGGATGACCTGCGGGTGCAGCCCCAGCATCTCGGCCTTGTGGGTGAGGTAGTACGGATCCACCCCGATGCAATGCCCCCCGACGAGGCCGGGACGGAAGTTGAGGAAGTTCCACTTGGTGCCCGCGGCCTTCAACACCTCGGTCGTATCGATGCCGACCTTGTGGCAGATGATCGCCAGCTCGTTCATGAGGGCGATGTTCAGGTCTCGCTGCGTGTTCTCGAGCACCTTGGCCGCCTCCGCCACCTTGATGCTCGTCGCGCGATGGATTCCCGCCGTGACCACGCGCGCGTAGAGGGCGGCCACGCGATCCAGGGTCTGGGGCGTGTCGCCAGCCACGACCTTGATCACGCGGGCCAGCGTGTGCTCGCGGTCGCCGGGATTGATGCGCTCGGGGGAGTAGCCGACAAAGAAGTCCTGTTTCCACCGGAGCTTCGAGACACGTTCGATCTCCGGGATGCAGATGTCCTCAGTGGCTCCGGGATAGACGGTCGATTCGAAGATCACCGTGGCGCCGCGCTTCAGATGCGGGCCGAAACTGCGGCAAGCATCGATGAGCGGCGAGAAGTCCGGCTGGCGGGCCGAATCCACAGGCGTCGGGACGGCAACGAGGATGAAATCGGCATCTGCCAGCGATCGTGCCTCGCTGCTGACGCGGAGCTTCGTGGCCGAGCGCAGGTCCTCGCTCGGAACCTCGCCGGCGGGATCCACATGAAGGCGGTACTGCTCCACCTTCGACTCGGAAAGGTCGAAGCCGATGGTGTCGAGCTCACGCCCGAACGCAACCGCAAGGGGAAGACCCACATAGCCCAACCCCACAATTCCAACCGTCTCCGCCATTCCCGCTCCCTGTCTTGTTCGTTGTCGTCGGCCGTTCAGTGCGCAACCGTCCCCATCGTGACACCCACGGAGCCCAGTAGCGACTCCCACTGCGACAGGGCGATCCTCATGTCGTACTTGGCATCGAGGGCCCGCCGCGCATGCTCACCCATCGATTGCCTGCGCGCCGGGTCGTCGCGCAGCGCCCGGATCTCGCGCGCCACGGCCTCGCTGTTGCCGGTCGCCACCGATACGCCGGAGCCGTCTCGATCGAGGATGCACGCCGTCTCGCCGCGTTGATCCCCGATGAAGAGGGTGGGCCGGCCCGCAGCCATGACGCCATAGAGCTTGCTGGGGTGCACGAGGCCTTCGAAGCAAGGTAGCAGCGTCGAGACATGGACATCCGGCACGCCGAGGCTCTGGGACAGCGAATCCCGACTCTGCGGGGGCTCGAAGCGCACGTTGGCAATCCGTTCCGTTTCGACGCGTCGACGCACCTCGGCCAGTCGCGGGCCGCGCCCGACGAAAAGGAAGCAGATGTCCTTCTCCGCGTTGAGCAGCTTGGCGGCATCGAGCAGCGTGTCGAACTCGTGCACGCGCCCCAGGTTGCCCGAGTAGCCCACGACGAACGCATCGGTCAGCGCCCAGCCCTTGCGAAACGTATTCGACGCAGGCGGCATCGGTTGGATGACCTGGCCGTCCGCCCAGTTGTGGATCACGGCGATCTTGCCCGGGTCGATCCCGTCCTGCTTTCCGACGTGCGCGGCCATCTGATCGCCGATGACCACGATGCGCGAGGCAAGTCGAAGCGAGCGGTTGCGGATCCACCGCAACAACGCGCCAAGCGGACCTCGCGCACCGGGAACTCCATGTCGCTCGGCCACCTCAGGGAACAGGTCCTGGATCCAGTTCACGACCGTTGCGCCTTTGCGCAACGCCACGCGGCTCACGGCAGCGCTCAGCAACGGAGGATCCGTTTTCAGGACCACGACATCGCCCGGCCCGGCGAGCTCAGCCGCCGCGCGCCGGGCGGCGCGATAGAAGGCCGCGTACGCCAGCGCCCGGCGTGGCAGGCCGTGTGGTGCGCCCGGCGCCGTCGAAACGCGATGGATCGTGACGCCGCGCACGCGCTCCAAAGAAGCCGCCCCTGCTTCCGTCGATCGACTCGTGACCACATGCACGTCGATGCCCCGTGACGCGAGATGGAACGCGAGGTCCGAGAGCATCTGGCTGGTTGCCGACGTGTCCGGATGGAAAAAGCGATTGAAGAAGATCAGCTTCATGGCCCGACATGGTACTCAAAGCGGAATGAGATAAGCCGTTTTCCCATCGACAATCACGCTTTCGAACGCGTCGAACGCCGCGCCGCCCCGCATCACTATAGGTCGATCGGACAAGCCGGTGACGAGCAAATGCTTCGCCATCTGCGCGCCCTCCTGCCCGGGCTTCGCCGCCGAATCGATCCACAGCCTGCGCTCCGCGGGCTGGACGGAGACGCGCAACAGGCTCACCTTGCCGCGCGCTTCGATGCGCACACCGCCAGGGACATCGAGACGCCACGGGGTCGGATCGGGCAACGGGTTGTATGCCGTGAACACGCCTGAGGCAGGTTCGGTCCACAAATACGCCGTGCGGCCAGGTTCGGTTTGCAGGACCGCTCCATTCTTCTCGAGCCGGCCCGTCGTGCCTTGCTGCGAGAGGTTCGAATCGCGCTGCAGCCCCGGAGGCAGGTAGGGCCACTGTCCGTTGATGCGCCGGTAGGGCAACGCCTTCGTCTGCTGGCCGGGTTTGACGCCATAGGCGACATCGTATTGGTCGAACGACGTCGAGAATCCGACCTCCATTCGATCGGCTCCACTCCGGTAGTCGACCTGCAACAGGCGCTGCGCAGGGTCCCACGTCTCGCGCAGGTCGGCCGAACGCAGGTGTGCCTGGAACGCCTTAAAGTCGCGGTACTCAGTCGCGTCGCCCATCTCGAGCACGAATCCGCCATAGGACGCGTGATTGATCGCCTCCCAATCGAGCTTCTCGAAGGGCATGTCCACATCGCTCTGGAAGTTGTAGGAGGTGATGGTCAACGCCGGTCGGATGACCGCCCCGTTGGGCTCCGTCTTACCCCCTCCACCGTAGCCGATGACAATCTCGTCGCGCCGCCCGAGGTTCGTCGCGCGAAGCGGAATGACGCCAAGGTAAGTGACGCCGTCCTTGATGGCGATCACTTGTCCCGCGCGGAGGTTCGCTGGGAAGTGCGTGATCCGCTCGCCGTCGACGTACAGTTCCCAGGACGGCTCGGCACTGAAGTTCCAGAGCGCGATTACCGACGCGAGCGAGCGCAATCCCTTCTTGCCAGCGATCTCGATCACGCGATTTTTTTCCGTTCGCGGTTTCGTCATCACGATTGCGCGATTGCGATGCTGGAACGTCAGAACGCCGCCGGCGTGTGGCATCGTCCCGCCGAGCGTCGTAGCCATGTCAGGTTCGTTGACGGCATACCGCAGCGTGAGCGTGCCAAGTTCTCCCATCGAGGTCACCGGCGCTTCCCGACGCTTCCATTGGGCAATGACGTCGACCGTGTCGCCCTTGATGTCTTGGCTAGCCAGCCCGTAATGCTTGCCCAGGTAAACACGCCTCCAGAGCGGGGGTTTGAACGATCCACGGACCGTTTCCGTGGCCGTCTCCTCGAACGGCAGCGCCTTCTCGTCGAGCACCTTCGAGACCCAATCGCCAGCCCAGGGGCTGACAAGTGCCTGCACACCAATGCGCCCAGGAGGTGCGTTGTAGCCCCAAATCCGCATTCCGTGGTCGGTCGCGTCGAAGGGCCGATCGAGATAGTTGAGGACACCCTGCTTCGAAAGCGAATGCAGCACGCCGTAGATGCCCTCTTGAGTCACGAGAACCTGCTGCAGGTCTGTTCTTCCGCTGGTGCTCACGATGCGCCGCAGTCCCGGGTGATATGCGCTCGAAAGCAGGTCGACGGATCGATCCAGAATTACGCGACCCATGAGCCGATCGATCGGCGTCGGACCGAAATCCGCGAACATCTTCTGGCCGCTGACGGTGATTGAGTAGTAGTAGTGATCGAGCATTTCCTGCGTGCCGCCGTCGGCGAAGGACCAAAGGCGCAGTGGAAACTGTTCGAGACCGTGGCGGCCATCGGCCATGGCCAGATCCGAAGCGACGATGGCCCCTCCGAGCAACGCTCCCATTGCCGCCGTGTGGTTGAAGTTCTCGGTGCTCACGCCGTAGTTGTAGCCATCTCGGAAGAACGACGCGCGCCCGCGCCAGTCACCGGTCTTCTCCCAATACTCGATGGCTTCCTTGCTCTGCGGATGGAACAGGTCGCCCGTCGCAACATCGGGCATCAGCCATGCCTCCCAATCCAAGCGAATGTGTTCCCTCGCCACGGACGGCATCGCGTCACGGTAGAGATACCAGCGAAGCAATGAGTCATGCACACTCCAGCCCTGCCAATAGCGCGGAGGCGTCGCCAGAATTTCTTGGACCAGCTTTGCATACCGAGCTCCATTGTTAGCTTCCAACGCGTTCACCCACGGCGACACCTCGTCCCCGCCTATGCCGATGAGTTCCTCGACGCGCTGAGATCTCCATTGCGGCTGGGAGCTACGGCGAAGGGCGGCGATCTGGCGCACTTCGGCCAAATCCTGTCCCGATAGCATCGACGCGGACGGTTTACCTCCGGAGTTTGTGGCTCGGAGTTGTTCCCCAAGTCGCAGCACATCTGCCGCGGGCGGGGGGCGGACTCGTGGCCTTTTCCCGCCGATGGCTTTCCGGAGGATCACCTTTAGCCGGGCATTCTTGAATGTGAGGCCATGCCCACCCGTGGAAACGGACCATTCGAACGCGTTGCCGGGATCGCGATAGCGCTGGTCATAGCGCTCAAGCTTTGCGATCAGCAAACCGCTATCCCCGATCGTCCGCAATCTGCGACCAAGATCGCTCCCGAACGCCGGTTCAGAAAAGAGTGCCGTGATGTCCAGTTCCGCGAAGGGTTGCGACTCCGAAAGCTCGACGGGGCCGAACCGGTCCTTATACCGGTCCCGGGCGAAGTCCGACGCTCCGTACCGCGACCAGTAACCCACACCGTTGATAAATGCATTGAAGGTCGGACCTTCGTTTGCATCCGACATCCATGGACGCCGAAGCGCCCATGCGACGAGGTGCCACCGTGGAGCTTGCGCGCTCCACTTGGCACGGCCCAGGCCTGGACGCGAGAGATACCCTTCCGGAACAACTTCTCGACCGCCGTATTCAAACGTCACCGCGGCAGATTCGAGCGTATAGCCCCGGCTCAGTTCCGACGCAATTCGATCCGGTGCTTCGGGAAAACGCAGGAGCACCGACCTGTGAACGGCATCGACCGTTGTGGCACCGGGTACGGACTTGTTCCAATTGCGCCCGTCGATGCCAGCGGACACAGGCCCATCGACGATCAGCGTGACCGAATTGCTATCTTGAGACGCGCCTAGGCCGAAGGACGCAATTGCCAGTAGGAATGCCGCGACCAAGGCGCTGCGGATGATAGTGATCAACGCGGAACTCCGATCTAATTGACTTAGAATGTAGAGCAAAACGTAGAGACCGAGTCGGATCGATCCTCGACGAAGCCGTTCAAGACGCACCAAAGCGCCAGACCCATGTGCGGAATCGCAGGAACCTTCGCTTACGCCCGCTCGGCAGCGCCCGTGGATCGCGCCGAGCTGCAGCGCATCGGCGACGCCATGGCGGCGCGAGGCCCCGATGGATCGGGCCTGTGGATCTCGCCCGACAACCGTGTAGGTCTTGCCCATCGCCGGCTGGCGATCATCGATCTCAGCGCGGCGGGCGCGCAGCCGATGTCCACCGAAGACGGCCAGCTACGCATCACCTACAACGGTGAGATTTACAACTACCGCGCACTGAGAAGCGATCTCGAGTCCAAGGGATACCGGTTCCGCTCGGAAAGCGACACCGAGGTCCTGCTCCACCTCTATGCCGATCGCGGGCCAGACATGGTCCACGCCCTCCGCGGTATGTTCGCGTTCGCCATCTGGGACGAACGGCGACACGGAATGTTCCTCGCGCGCGACCCGTTCGGAATCAAGCCCCTTTACGTCGCCGACGACGGATCCACGCTGCGATTCGCGTCCCAGGTCAAGGCCCTCCTCGCCGGCGGCGGTGTGCCGCGCCGTGAGGACCCTGCCGGTTCCGTGGGCTTCCTGCTATGGGGCTTCGTTCCGGAGCCCTTCTCGCTGTATCGCGACATCCGCTCGATCGCCGCGGGGAGCCACCTGTGGATTGGGAAGGACGGCCTCGCGGCCGAGACGCAGTACTTCTCGACGCGCGAGGAAATGTTGAGGATCGAGGGCGAGGAACGACGACCCGCCGGCGGAGATGCCATGGCGGAACTCCGCGCCGCGCTCGATGAGAGCATCGATCACCACCTCGTCGCCGACGTCCCAGTGGGTCTCTTCCTCTCTTCCGGAATTGACTCCTGCGTCGTCGCATCGTTCGCCGGCGCACGTCTCGGGGATCGCCTGCATTCGCTGACCCTGGGATTCTCCGAGTTCAAGAACACCGAGTACGACGAAACCGTGCTCGCCGCGCGCGTTGCGGCGGATCTCGGCATCAAGCACTCCACGTGCTGGACTTCGCGGGAACAGGTCGATGCCGGCCTGTCGTCGTACTTCGAGGCGATGGACCAGCCGTCCATGGATGGACTGAACACCTGGCTCGTCAGCAAGGCCGCGAAAGACTCGGGGATCAAGGTCGCGCTCTCCGGTCTCGGTGGCGATGAGCTCTTCGCCGGCTATCCGAGCTTCACGCAAGTGCCGGCGACCGCACGCTGGGCATCCCCCTTCGCAAAGCACGCGGGGATTTCCCGCGCCGTCCGCAGGGCGGCCGAGCCCCTTCTCGCACCGTTCACATCGCCGAAGTACGCGGGGCTGCTCGAATACGGCGGCTCCGTGTCCGGCGCGTATCTCCTGCGCCGAGCCCTCTACATGCCGTGGGAGGTCGCGCGCGTCCTCGATCCCGCATTCGTCGAAGAGGGACTGAAGCGCCTCGATACGGAGGACCGCCTGCGCGTCGCGCTGGGGAACATCTCACACGAACGGCTCGCCGTCTCCGCGCTGGAGCTCGATTGGTACCTGCGGAGCCAGTTGCTGCGGGACTCCGACTGGGCCGGCATGGCGCACTCCGTGGAGATCCGCGTCCCCTTCGTCGATGTGCCACTCTTCCGCATGGTGGCGAGGCAAGTTGCGGACGAGCGTGCGCCGACCAAGAAGGATCTTCTGCGCGCGGTAAGCGGAGAGCTTCCCGCCCTTCTTTCGACGCGTCCCAAGACTGGCTTCAACGTCCCGGTGCGCGAATGGTTCGGAACGAGCCTTCCGGGAGAGCGGGCGGAACGCGGGCTGCGCACCTGGGCGCGGCGCGTGCTCGACAAATGGAACCTGCCGGCGAAACCGCAGGGACGTCCGGGGAAACCGCCGAAAATGGCGGGCGCGCCAAACGTGCCGAGCTGAGCGCCGACCATGCTCCTACCACTCGCGAGCAGGATCCTCGCCGCGCTGACTAGCCGTGAGGCCACGGGCGTCGAGAGCGTCCTGCGGGGCTGGTTGCGCGGCGGAGGCGGCCATCGCCTGCGCCTCGGCCGTGGCATCGAGATGGTCGATCGCAGCAACATCCATTTCGGAAGCAACGTCACGCTGTATGGAAGCAGCTATCTCAATGCCCATGGAGAACAGGGACGAATCGAGATCGGCGACGGCACTCACGTTGACCGAAACTGCGTGCTCCACGGACAAGGCGGCTTGAAGATCGGCGCTGGATGCGCGATCGCCGCTGGCGTCATCATCTACACGCAATCGAACCAGTACCGCGCCAACGCCACGGCACCCGTCCTGGAGCAACCCGTGACGTATGCCGCCGTGAAAGTAGGAGACCACGTCTGGATCGGCGCGGGTGCGATCATCCTTCCAGGCGTGTCCGTGGGTGACCATGCCGTCATCGGCGCCGCGGCGCTGGTCAACCGGGACGTGCCTCCGAACGCAGTGGTCGGCGGCGTGCCCGCAAAGGAAATCAGTCCACGTCGCACGATCTCATCCAACACATGACAAGAATCGTCTACGGCAGTCCGGGTTTGTTCGACATGGGGGGCATCGCACGGTACGGGCGGTCCCAGGTGCGCGCGTTGAAGTCGATCCTGGGCGGCGAGAACGTCGAGGTCCTGTCGATGCTCGCTCCCGGGCCCGGCGGCTTCGACGAACCGATCGAGGTCGATCTCGTTGCCGGCGGCAACAGGCCGTCCAACAAAGTCCGGTTCGCGCTGGCCTTCGGCGCACGCGCACGTCCGGGGCGCATGTACTGGTCCGGGCACCTGAACTACACGCCCATCGTCGTGCCCCTCGCCGCCGCGACCGGCGGCACCGCCGTCGTCAACATCTATGGGCTCGAGCTCTGGACCCGCCGTTCGAAGCTGCGCGAACGCTGCCTCGCGAAGTGCTGGGTCATCGCGGACTGTAACGCGACGCTCTCATCGGCCGTACAGATGGGCATCGTTGATCCAGAGCGCTCCACCGTGATCCACGATCCGGTCGATGTGGCGATGTTTCGCCCGGGCGCGATCGACCTGGAGATCGCCGGGCGCTACGGTCTCGTACCCGACGATCGCTTCCGTGTGATGTTCCTGGGACGACTCGACGAGGGATCAAGGCACAAGGGTCCGGACCGGCTGATCCGTGCTTTCGCACGTGCGCGATTACCGAAGGATGCGGAACTGGTCATCGCGGGTTCTGGAAACCAAGTCGAAATCTTGCGCGGCATCGCGCTGCAGAGCGGCAAGGGCGATCGCGTCAAGCTCATCGGCCGTGTTCCCGACGTCGACCTGCCCGCCGTGTACCGCCTGTCCACGGTCTTCGCCCTTGTGAGCCAGAAATTCGACGGGGGCGGCGAAGGAATCCCGCTGACGCCCCTGGAGGCTGGCGGGTGCGCCATTCCATCGATCGTCGGCAACGAGGACGGATCGGTCGAGGTCTGCGTCGACGGCGAGAGCGGCTTGATCGTTTCTTCGCGCGACGAGGCTGCGTTCTCGAACGCGCTGGAGACCCTGGCGAACGACCGCGAGCGGACCCGACGAATGGGCCAAGCCGCGGCGGCGCGGGTACAGTCGCACTTTTCCTATGAGCGCTTCGCCGCGCAACATCAGCAGTTTATCGAGAGGATCGCCGCCGAACCCCTCGTGACGAAAAGGGAGCAGCTTTGAAACAGGAATTCATTCCCGTCGCCGAACCCGACCTCGGCCTCCTCGAGGAGCGATACGTCCTCGATGCAGTTCGATCCGGGTGGGTTTCCTCCATCGGAGCCTTCATTGATCGCTTCGAGAAGGGGTTCGCGGAATACTGTGGCGTTCGGAACGCGATCATGCTGTCGAACGGCACCGTCGCGATCCATCTCTGTCTAGTCTCTCGCGGCATCGGCTCCGGTGACGAAGTCATCGTTCCCGACCTTACATTCGTTGCTACAGCCTCCGCGGTGAAGCACGCCGGCGCCACGCCGGTCCTCGTCGACGTCGATCCCGCAACGTATTGCATCGACCCCCAACTGGTCGAAGCGGCAATCACGCCCAGGACCAGGGCGATCATTGCGGTGCATCTATTCGGGCACCCAGCCAACATGACCGCGTTGCGCGACGTTGCTGATCGTCACGGGATTTTCCTCATCGAAGATGCCGCCGAAGCCCACGGAGCGCGCTGGGAAGGAAAGCCGGTGGGCGGACTCGGAGACGCAGCGACGTTCAGCTTCTACGGCAACAAGGTCCTCACCACGGGTGAAGGCGGATGCATCACGACGAATGACGACGCACTCGCGACAAGGGTCCGCTTCCTAAAGGACCATGCCATGAGCAAGGAGCGGCGCTACTTTCACCCGGAGGTCGGATTCAATTACCGCATGACCAACATCCAGGCCGCCCTCGGTTGCGCACAGCTCGAGCGCGCGAGCGAGATTCTCTCCCGAAAGGCCCAAGTCCTGTCCTGGTATCGGGAAGAATTCGGAGGGTCGTCGATCAACCTGAATCCTGTTGTACATCCCGCCAACCCAATCTGCTGGCTCGTAGTTGCGCTGCTTCCCATCGGCGCAAGAGGACGCGTAAACGCCGTCTGCCAGGCACTCGCGGATGAGGCCATCGACACTCGCCCCTTCTTTGTACCGCTCTCCAAGTTGCCTCCGTACGCCGCGTGCCGATTCGTCAATCAGGGCACCGCCGTGTCGCACGATCTCGCCGATCGTGGGATCTGCCTTCCATCCTCGACACGTCAATCGCGCTCCCAAGTCGCGCGAGTTGCAGAGGCAATGCAAAGGGCATTGATCCGCACACAGGCGGCACCAAGGCCTGCGGCATCGGCAGGCGGGGTCTAGCCAGCTTCCAGCCACGACCCTGGAGCATCTCCCGCGCACATGGCAGGACTTAGGACTCCTTGCGCCAGTGAGCGTCCCACGGCTCCTGCGGGAAATAGCAAATGGGCTCCTTGATCCCCGCCTCTGCTCGATAGTCATGGACGGCCTGCTTGCAAGCAGGAACGACGGCATAGTCATCGACGATGACGTATCCGCCCACGGACAACTTGGGATACAGGTTCTTGAGCACGACCATCGTCGAACCGTACATGTCCCCGTCCAGACGCAGCAGCGCCAATCGATCAACGGGTGCTGTGGGAATCGTGTCTTCGAAGAAGCCCTTCAAGAACCGAATGCGATCATCCAAGACCCCATAACGCCTGAAATTCTCCGTGACCGCGTCCATGGAAACATCCAACGAATGCGACCAGAGGGTGTCTCCCGCATCTGCCTTGTACTTCTTGGCATCCGGCTTCGGCAGCCCTTCGAACGAATCAGCGACCCACACGTTCCGGTCGGTGTCCCCATGCGCTTTAAGTACCGCCTTCATGAAGATCGCCATTCCGCCGCGCCAAACCCCCGTTTCAATGAAATCGCCTGGAGTTTCGGACTTCACGATCTCTTCAATGCACTTCTGCACGTGGATCAAGGAATCCATATGCGTCATCGTTTCGCCAAACGGTCCGCGCGTACTAACAATCTCCAGGCCAGCGGGCCCGAGTACCGCTCGCGAACCATCGACCGCCACCTGCCTCATTCGCTTGGCAAACGTCTTGGTGTTGGTTGGAATTTCCCTATAGTTCTTCGCAAACAGCTCGCGCGTTAGACACTTCTTCATCAGGTCCAGATATGCGTCCCGCAATTCACTACTCATGTCTCGACTCCCCTCCATCCTGTTGACCTTGTCGCCGCTATCCCAAGTACGCAGCGCAACCTCTCCCGCTCGCCACAGCGTCCGAACCGAGCAAGCCCGGTCGTACTCGCGAGCAAGCATCGACGCTCGCAATTCTTGCAGATGTCGACTCACATTGATATTCCGCTATCATTTGCGCGAGTTGATGTCAGAGCAAGCAGTCTCCATCGAAGACCTGATTTATTGAGGCGAACCTGCCTGACGAGGTCTATCCCAGAGAGGCCTGTTTTCCTTGCACATACGCCCTATATTTCGACGGCCACTTACCAGTTCTGCGAGGGTGCAAATCGCGATTGCCGCGATCATCCGCAACCGATCTTGGCACCTCAACCGACAACGTATTCGGTCCAAGGACTATCTGGACGTCGGCTGCGGCAACAACTGCCACCCAAATTTCATCAATCTTGACTTCAGCTGGCACCCCGGCATCGACATCTGTTGGGACATTACGAGACCACTGCCGCTCGAGTCGCAGTCCGTGCGCGGAATTTATACCGAGCACTGCCTGGAACACGTCCCGCTTGAAGCCGGTGACCGATTGCTGGGCGAGTTTCGTCGAATCCTCAAGCCCGGTGGAAGTTTGAGAATCGTCGTGCCTGACGGATCTCTTTATCTCAACAACTATGCATCCGACTTGCCCCTGCCCTACGCCGCGGAAGATTCCTATCGCGGAATCTATACGCCGATGATGAGCGTAAATCGCATCATGCGGAAATACGGTCACGCCTTCATCTACGATTTCGCAACGCTTCGGCGCCTCCTCGAATCGCACGGATTCCGGTCCATAGCGAAAGAGGGCTTCCTCACCGGCCGGGATCCAAGTCTGCTCATCGACTCGCAATGGCGCGCTATCGAGTCGCTGTACGTGGAAGCCAGTACGGAGAACTAAGCCCGCGGTGTCGAGATTTGCGGATTGGCGGAGTGGCCGCGTGGCAGCTCAAGGTGCAGATAGAGGCTGTCCGCTAGCCAAACGCCCCCTGGCACGTTGTGGAAAACCCGCCTAAGGCCTTCGGAGGCGAGGCAAACCATTTTTCCGAACGGCGTGAAAAACTCCCAATCACTCGGTTGAATGCCAAGACCGAAGAAGCCGTCGATAGTCGTTCTAGCTCGAGAGAAGTCTCTGTGCCCGTGTCGGACCAGCTCGCTCGGAAAATAGTATCGGACGTTGAAGCCCTCCTCGCGGAATCGATTCCGCAGGCGGTTATAGAAATTCCTGACTCCAAGTCGATTGGGCATTTGAACCAGCACGCTGCCATCCGAGCGAAGAATGCGGGCAATTTCCGTGAGTGCCATTGCAAAGTCCTCGCGCGAAAAATGCTGAAGTACGCTGTAGCTAAACACGGTATCCGCTGTCATGTCCTTCAGAGGCAGGCGCCTCGCGTCGCCACAAATCAAGAGAGCGTCGACTCCTAGCTGAGCGCAGACACGCCTGGCGGCCCGCAACCCGTGGAGATGAATGTCTACGCCAACGACCGTGTAGCCACTCCGAGCTGCCGCTACCACCCACCTGCCCCAGTTGCTACCGATGTCCACCAGTAACTTGCCATTTCCCGGAGGCAAGCGAATCGATGGAATTGGGTATTCATTCAATCCCGACTCGAGATGTGCGTACATGTATCCAGAAGTCGCCGATTGCAAATCGCGCACGGCCTTGATCGGCCTCGGGTCATTCTCGACCTCGGAGACCTCGGGCATCTCTTCGAGGGAAATCTTTCCGCTTGCCTGGTCCCTGGCGTAGTCGCCGACCCAAAAATTCGACGGCAGAGTCCGACTGAGCAAGATCGGAATGCCATCCACAATTGGATAGCGGATCTGGCCGTCATCCGTCACAAACTCGCCGTCCTGATAACGAAGCGACTGCTTGGTATCCGGGCAAACCA includes the following:
- a CDS encoding methyltransferase domain-containing protein; the encoded protein is MDLSSELARRILVCPDTKQSLRYQDGEFVTDDGQIRYPIVDGIPILLSRTLPSNFWVGDYARDQASGKISLEEMPEVSEVENDPRPIKAVRDLQSATSGYMYAHLESGLNEYPIPSIRLPPGNGKLLVDIGSNWGRWVVAAARSGYTVVGVDIHLHGLRAARRVCAQLGVDALLICGDARRLPLKDMTADTVFSYSVLQHFSREDFAMALTEIARILRSDGSVLVQMPNRLGVRNFYNRLRNRFREEGFNVRYYFPSELVRHGHRDFSRARTTIDGFFGLGIQPSDWEFFTPFGKMVCLASEGLRRVFHNVPGGVWLADSLYLHLELPRGHSANPQISTPRA